Sequence from the Amaranthus tricolor cultivar Red isolate AtriRed21 chromosome 16, ASM2621246v1, whole genome shotgun sequence genome:
GCGGAGCGATGAAGATTTCATCTTAGCAACGCAATCTGCCACCAGTAACTCCACTGCAAAAGCAGTGGAGGCTACAACTCCCTATAATATGGCCCGAATATTTCGGGCCATGACAACATATTCCATACCTGTTACTACGTGGGGCCCAAAACTAGTCCGCCTCTACTTTCCACCCCTATCCATATCCTACGACATCATAGACACCAAATCGTCTTTTCTTTCGCTCACAATTAATGGGTTCAATATTTTGTGCAATTTTAGCGCGTTCGCTGTTACGACTAACGCGAACACGCACGCCAATACAACTGCGCCCGTAACAAACGGGCTTGTAAGAGAGATTTACATCTCTTTGAACGAAGGAAACGGGCAAATAAAGGGTCTAAACCTAACTTTCTCACCAAGTAACCCGGATGGGTTCGGGTTCATAAACGGGTTGGAGATTATATCTGTACCCGATGGGTTGTACTTTAACCGTTCCGGATCCAATATGGTTCCATATCTTACGGGTGGGTTTCAAGATTATGTGAATAACCCGTTTAATTTTTCGGATTCAATAGCTATGGAAAATATTATCCGGCTGAACGTTGGTGGGTCGATCGTGCATCCGAGTAATGATTCCGGACTTGGCCGGACTTGGTTCGGTAGAGACGATGACTACATGATGTAAGTTCaacaatatttttcaatttcctGAATTTAATTTTAGACAATTGTCttctaattttctttctttcacTGATAAACATAAACTATGTGGTGGATAGATAATTTTGGGTCACCAAGAAATATAAATTCTTTTGAATTCCCAAAAAGCATAgtaagtaattaatttattagtgtcaattaaaaaaataaatagtatttttttcttacaaagTTATCAATTATTTTCTTCGTTTCTTATCAAGTTTCCATAAGGAATGTaaatgaaaacaagaaaaatataatattttttaaataatgaatatattattttattaaataataaatttaatttaatgaaaaaaagtaggcactatatataattattaaaaaatttgaaataaagtcattgaaaaaaattataaggaccataactaataaaaaaatatttttataaagttaatgaaaaatatgtAAGGATCATAAGAAATATACAAATGTTAAGATGAAGTTAGTTGCTAGAAAATATGTGAGAATTATAaagattattattaaaatattaaaataagatttaaaaagttatttttatttgaaatttatgatataaaaatGTCGATTGTAGCAGTGACATCTTTGACTTGTGTGCAGAGTTCGAATGTGTTTACTACATCACACACTAATATTTATAAGATCGAGTTaaagataattaaaaatacaataatatgatattatattGATATGCATGGAGagacgaataaaataagatcgTCTCAAATGgttatatatttttctcataTAATAATCGCAATATGTAAGATACTATAGAATAAAGAACAATGTAAAATTATTctataaagcataaaaaaaacggaggaaatatgcaatatagaagtataatcaCGTCTCTTCTCACTCTAGGCTACAAGTGTGCATCATGCAATACAAGTCTTCCGTATATTTGACGTATATAATCTCACTTTAAACCTTAGATGAATGAGATTCTAATTCTTAACATGACCTTTTGAAGTCATATCAAGTACTCAATTTATCCAAAAGTTTAATTAGATGATTAAGTAATCATTTAAAAACTGcaaatacaattttaaattcggaataataatttatttgtttttattgattatattgAGTTACACCTTAGCTTGTGTTGAACACATGTAACTTTGCTATTGTACTTGGTTTCATACGTCTCTTTCTTTGCAGTGCTCTTTTTATTTGAGCGTCGCTTTGACTGTATCCCTCTTGCCCTGTCTTCAGATGAGGTGGAGGTATGATTTGTCAGTAACGAACCCACAAACCCTGTCCTAAGCAGAATCTATCGTATATGAttgtaaattgattaattttatttttatgttgtatATGATCAGTAATGGTCTAAACTACACAGTGTCGTGCAACGATACCACAATCATAAACTTCAATTATACAGTTGCAACACCATCGTATACGGCGCCAGAGTTAGTGTACTTGACAATGAGGGAGATGGGACCATATGTTGGAGAATTGAAGAAAAACCAAAATTTGACATGGTTGTTCGAGGTCGATTTTGGATTTAATTATCTTGTGAGACTCCATTTTTGCGAGTTAGTTTTCGAAATCAACAACACTGCCCAAATAGTTTTCGACGTTAGTATCAACAATCAAATGGGTGCACATGATATTGATGTTTTTGCGCTAACTGGTGGCATTTTCACTCCAATGTATCGAGATTTTGTTACGCTCTTTGAAGGTAGTGGTACCAACAAAGCTAGTGTCAATACCAGAGGTCTTCTTTCAGTGACACTTACTCCCGACCTTACCACAACGTAagttaatcattgtttattatggGTAAGAAATCGAGAATTCGGCCCCTGCATGAGGAGGCTAGGAGTCAAGCATTGATTTTCCCCTGGGTTAAAAAATGAACGCCTATCACAAGAATGAATGGAAAGATTTTCTACAATACATTTGCATATATTTTAACCAAGTCAAACTCGCTGtgtgtttttttaatcttttgacccaaaaacttacatttttagcCAATATGAGTTTAAAATCGCTATTTAAGATAGCAATTTTACGTGAAGTTTACTTTTCCAACTGTTTAACCTGAAGtccatttctctattttttttaaaataaaaaaatttctttttttagtttgtttatttttcttgccacattttattttatggaaGTGGTCCCACCACGGAAAATTTTGTCATTTACAAATTTTTCCTTACTTTAATTTTAATCCAGATTTATGCAATATAAATGACTTTACAATTTCTTTGTTTTGTATTATATATGATTCATTATTGCAATTTCAAAAGAGCATATAGAGTAATTATTTGTTTGATAGCAACAATATTTTCCTTCTAAAAGTACTTTATTTAATGACTTCTTCAAATTTGCATTGACATTGAAATTTTTGTCTTGTTTTTCTAGATATGGCGATTTCTTGCTCAATGGATTAGAGATTTTCAAGATGAACTCTTCAAATGGTTCTCTTGCCGCACCAAATCCTAATATCCCTATGAATTTAACATCTTTACAAGGTAATAATCAATCGTCAAATAGTTCTCATCATTTAATACCGATTATCGGAGGAATCCTTGGTGCTATTCTAGTAGTCGCACTCATATCATCAATATATTTCATAATCATTTTCCGAAGAAAAAAGGAGAAACAAAAATTCATGAAAACAATGAGCAAAGATGATACTAGCAAGCTTAAGTGGATTTCACCGTTGGATGATTCTGGATCTAATGCAACTACCGCTAGTGTGATTTCTTCTCTGCCGTCCGATCTTTGTCGACGTTTCTCATTTGCGCAAGTTAGGGTTGCTACGAATGATTTCAATGACGACTTGATCATAGGAACCGGTGGGTTCGGTAAAGTTTACAAGGGTTCAATAGATGATGGAGCCACTATTGTGGCCATAAAACGTCTTACGACAACATCGAAGCAAGGCGCTCGCGAGTTTGAAACAGAAATCGAGATGCTATCGAGACTACGTCACGTACATTTGGTGTCCTTAATCAGATATTGTGACGAACACGGTGAAATGATCATAGTTTACGAGTATATGCCACGTGGCACTCTTCGAGATCACTTGTTGTACAAGAATCCCGAGAGAAGTGAGAACCATACACCATTGTCGTGGAAGCAACGACTTATGATTTGTCTTGGATCAGCTCTCGGTTTGCACTATCTTCACGCGGGAGCTAAacaattgattattcatcgagaTGTCAAGTCTACGAATATTCTTCTTGATGATAAGTGGACAGCCAAAGTCTCAGACTTTGGCCTTT
This genomic interval carries:
- the LOC130803299 gene encoding probable receptor-like protein kinase At5g38990; its protein translation is MFVHPQMLLTLLSFLFITTLTYSITIPYKPPDHLLINFGLPKNSAQTDNRGDRWRSDEDFILATQSATSNSTAKAVEATTPYNMARIFRAMTTYSIPVTTWGPKLVRLYFPPLSISYDIIDTKSSFLSLTINGFNILCNFSAFAVTTNANTHANTTAPVTNGLVREIYISLNEGNGQIKGLNLTFSPSNPDGFGFINGLEIISVPDGLYFNRSGSNMVPYLTGGFQDYVNNPFNFSDSIAMENIIRLNVGGSIVHPSNDSGLGRTWFGRDDDYMMLQVCIMQYKSSCSFYLSVALTVSLLPCLQMRWSNGLNYTVSCNDTTIINFNYTVATPSYTAPELVYLTMREMGPYVGELKKNQNLTWLFEVDFGFNYLVRLHFCELVFEINNTAQIVFDVSINNQMGAHDIDVFALTGGIFTPMYRDFVTLFEGSGTNKASVNTRGLLSVTLTPDLTTT